The DNA window CCCGATGCCGACCGCTTTGCGGTGGCGGTGCGTCGCGACGATGGCAGCTATCGCATGCTGAGCGGCGATCAGGTGGGCTGCCTGCTGGGGGACTACCTCCTGTCCCTGAGTCCCAAGCCACAACTGGTGGGCAAGACCCTGGTGTCCTCGGGGCTGCTGGAGGCCATTGCCGGCCATTACGACGGCCGCTGTTACACCACACTGACCGGCTTCAAGTGGCTGATGAATACCGCCCAAAAGCTGCAAACCCCGAGCTGTCCCTTCCTGTTTGCCTATGAAGAGGCCCTGGGCTACACGGTTGGCCATCTGGTGTGGGACAAGGACGGGCTGTCGGCCCAGCTGGCCTTTGCCCAGCTCACTGCGGCCCTGGCGAGCGCCGGCATGACCCTTTGGGACAGGCTGGAGCAAATTTATCGCCGCCACGGTTTCCATCATAACTGCCAGGTGAGCATAGCCCTGGGGGCCGATACCCCCAATATTGGTGAGACGCTGCGAGCATCGCCCCCCGGCGAAATTGGCGGGCGCAAGGTCAATTGCTGCGAGGATCTCAAGTGGCTGACCAAGCGCTACGCCGATGGCCGTGAAGAAACCATTCACTTGCCCGCCAGCGACGTGCTGATTTATCACCTCGATGGCGACGAGGCGCTGCCACACAGCAGTGCCAGGGTGATAGTCAGGCCTTCCGGCACCGAGCCCAAGATCAAGTGCTACTACGAGCTGGTGTTGCCCATGGCTGAGGGTACCAGTCTTGCCGAGGTGCAACGCCTGGCCGAAACCACCATGGATCAATTGGTCACAGCCCATCAGGCCTCCTTGCCCCACTGACAGGTCTTTACCCCAAATATTTATAACCCGCAAAGCCCCCTGCTGACACAAGGCTGTCAGTAGGGGCCCCTTATGCTGTCCTCAGTTCGCTTCCCTTCGCAGCCACGGTGGCAGCGGGGAGCTGTCGGACATTAACCAGGTTTAATTCATAAGGAGATCAAGGTTATGATGCAAAATGCACCTTTGGTGTGGGGCGAACTCGCCGTCACCGACATGGACAGGGCCATGGACTTTTACGGTCAACATTTCGGCTGCCAATTCCGCCGCGAAGACAACGCTGAATGTCAGTATGCCGTGCTCGAGTGCGAGGACAAGCAGGCCGCCAGCATCGGCCTGATAAAACACCCCATGGCCAAGCCATCCATGGACGGCTCGGTGATTTATCTGCACTTTGCCGATAAGCTGGGCCCCCTGGTGGCGCGCCTGGAACAGGCGAACGTGGAAATATTGATGCCGCCCATGGGGATCAAGGAAGGTGAATGCGGCTATATTGCCCTGTTTGCCGACAGCGAGGGTAACCGTGTTGGCCTCTGGTGTCCGGCGCTCTAGTCCCGTGTTCCTGCTTCATGTGTGAGTGAAAGGCTTCCGGCGCCCAGGCGTCGGGAGCCCTGTTTGTTTTGGGGATTATTTAAGTTCAGGGAAAGCCTATGCGCCGCGCCGACCGGCTGTTTCAAATAGTGCAGATATTGCGTCACCGCCGCCTGACCACCGCCGCCATGCTGGCCGAGCGGCTGGAGGTGTCGGTGCGCACCATTTACCGTGATATCCAGGACCTGTGCCTGTCCGGCATTCCCATCGAAGGGGAGGCCGGTGTCGGCTATTTGCTGCGTCAGGAGGTGAATGTGCCGCCGCTGATGTTCAACGAGGCCGAGCTGGAGGCGCTGCAGGTGGGCATTCGCATGGTACAGACCTGGGGCGGCAAGGCCCTGGGGCAGGCGGCGGCCCAGGCGCTGATCAAGGTGGAAGCCGTGTTGCCGAGCCGCTTGCAGTCGCTGCAATCTTTGATGTTTTCACCGGACTTTTACCTCGACGAGGCCGAGTTTCAGTTTCTCGACCCGCTGCGCATCGCCGCCAGGGCAAGGCGCTATTGCCATATTCACTATCGGGATGCCAAGGAGGATGTCAGCGAGCGGCGGCTGCGCCCGCTGGCGATTTATTTCTGGCGTGGCACCTGGACCCTGCTGGCCTGGTGTGAACTGCGCCATGACTTTCGCAGCTTTCGGGTCGATCGCATTCAGGCCCTGGAAAGCCTGGAGGAAAGTTTTCCGGTGACCCCTGGGCAGGAGCTGGCGGACTTTGTCGCCCGCATGCGTGCCCAGAGCGGGCAACAGGCGGAATGAGTCTCTATTGTCAGACATAAAAAAGGACGGCCGAATGGCCGCCCAATGCTTATGCCACAAGCTTAGAGAGCTCGGAGACATGGCGGCCAAAACAGCCGCCAAATAGGGATTTAGAAGCTGCCGCGGATCCCCAGTGCTATCTGGGTGCCGAAGCGTTCCAGATAGTTCACCTGATCCGGGCGTTTGATGTAACCCGAGTAGCGGTTGTTATCCAGGTTGGAGGCTTCCATAAACACGGTCAGGTTTTCCATCAGCTCATAGCTGAGGCTGGCATCCAGCTGGCCGTAGGCGTTAATCCAGGCCGGGCCGCCCCAGGCCTCGGGATCCACCAGGAACTTGCTGCGCCAGTTGTAGGCCAGACGACCCTGCAGGCCGTATTTCTCGTAGTAGAGTACGGCGTTGTAGGAGTTCTCCGACATGCCCACAAAGGGCAGATCCAAGCGCTCGGGATCATCATATTTGCTGTCCACAAAGGTGTAGTTCAGCTGGATCCCGAAACCATCCATGGGCTCGGGGAGCCATTCCTCGAAGGATTGCTGCCAGGCCAGCTCGTAACCGGTGATCTTGGCGCCGTATTGGCCCGACTCGGGTTGGCTGACCAAATAGCGGTTGCCATCCACGTCCATCGCGTTTTCATCGTTTTCGATAAAGGACTTGATGTCCTTGATGAACACACCGGCGGCAAGGGAGCTGCTGTCGCCGTAGTACCATTCCAGGGTGACGTCACCCTGATAGGCTTCTTCGGCTTTCACCCCGGGATTGCCGCGGCTCAGGGTTGGCAGGCCTTCCTTGCGGTTGGTGAAATCGGGCGAGGCCCAGGTGCGCAGGGCGTACAGGGAGGGACGGCTCAGGGTTTGGGCGGCTGAAACACGCAGCAGCAGGTCATCCTGCAGGTTTACCCTCAGGTTGATGCTGGGCAACAGACTGTTGTAGCTGCCTTCGTATTCGGTGGCCACCACTTGACGCCAATCGTTGTTGCTTGGCTGACCTTCGCCGTCCAGTACCACCTTGGCAAGATCGTAACCAAAGCCGCTGGAGTCCACCTGGGTATGGCTGCCACGCAGACCCAGGTTCAGCATGTAGGGCAGTTCCCACAGCTCATCTTCCATTGTCAGTTGCACGAAGGCCGAGGTCACGGCTTCGGACACCTCGTAGCTGCCGGACTTGCTCTGGCTGGCGACTATGCTGGCATCGGCGGCTTCGCTGTTGATGGAGCGGTAGAATGCCAGCAGCGCATCATAGTCAAAGCTTGGCCAGGGATCCGGCGACACACTGTTTTCACCCTCAAGGAAGTTGTCGAAGTTGGCGGGAACAAAGACGTTTTCCGGAATGCGGAACAGCTCGAATT is part of the Shewanella cyperi genome and encodes:
- a CDS encoding VOC family protein codes for the protein MMQNAPLVWGELAVTDMDRAMDFYGQHFGCQFRREDNAECQYAVLECEDKQAASIGLIKHPMAKPSMDGSVIYLHFADKLGPLVARLEQANVEILMPPMGIKEGECGYIALFADSEGNRVGLWCPAL
- a CDS encoding helix-turn-helix transcriptional regulator is translated as MRRADRLFQIVQILRHRRLTTAAMLAERLEVSVRTIYRDIQDLCLSGIPIEGEAGVGYLLRQEVNVPPLMFNEAELEALQVGIRMVQTWGGKALGQAAAQALIKVEAVLPSRLQSLQSLMFSPDFYLDEAEFQFLDPLRIAARARRYCHIHYRDAKEDVSERRLRPLAIYFWRGTWTLLAWCELRHDFRSFRVDRIQALESLEESFPVTPGQELADFVARMRAQSGQQAE